Within Streptomyces antibioticus, the genomic segment GAGCGGGCCCGGCTGACCGAGCGGGAGGCCGAGGTGCTGCGGCTGATGACGCGCGGTCTGTCCAACGCGGAGATCGCCGGGCGGCTGGTCGTGGGCACGGAGACGGTCAAGTCGCATGTGAGCGCGGTGCTGGCGAAACTCGGCGCGCGGGACCGCACCCAGGCGGTGATCACGGCGTACGAGTCGGGGTTCGTGGCGCCCGGTTGAGCACCCGCCGATGCCGGGGTGTGTGATTCCGCACTCGCCGGGGTGCCCCGCGCCGAGTACGATCCGCCCAACACGCGCACGAGCTGGAAGGACGGACGGTGGGTCGGCTGACCGGCGGGGATCCCTCGCTGCTGCGAAGGATCAACTCCGCGGTGGTGCTGCACGCGCTGCGTGCCACGGACTGCGCCACGCTCACGGAGATCACCCGGGTGACAGGACTGTCCCGGCCGACCGTCGAGGGAGTGGTCGAGGACCTGATCACGGCGGGGCTCGTGGTCGAGACGGCGGCCGACGAGAGTGTCGCCCGGCGGCAGGGGCGGCCCGCGCGGCGCTTCCGGTTCCGGGCCGAGGCCGGCCATCTGCTGGGCCTCGAGATCGGACCGCACCGGGTGGCGGCGCTCCTGGCCGACCTGGACGGCCGGGTGCTGGGCGCGCAGGCCAAGGACGTCGACGAGACGGCGCCGGCGGACGAGCGGCTGGAACGGCTGCGCACCGCCGTCGCCGAGTTGCTGCGCCGCGCGGCTGTGCCGCGCAGTTCGCTGCGGGCGGTGGGCGTCGCGACCCCCGGCATCGTCGAGGCGGACGGCACGATACGGCTGAGCACCGCGCTGCCGGAGTGGACGGGGCTGCGCCTCGGCGAGCGGCTGAGCCGTTCCTTCAAGTGCCCGGTGCTGGTGGAGAACGACGCCAACGCGGCGGCCGTCGCCGAGCACTGGAAGGGTTCCGCGACCGAGTCCGACGACGTGGTGTTCGTCCTCGCCGGACTCAGTCCGGGCGCCGGCTCGCTGATCGGCGGACGGCTGCACCGGGGGTACGGCGGGGCGGCCGGGGAGATCGGCGCACTGCACCTGCTGGGCCGGGGCGTGACGCCGGAGACGCTCCTGTCGACCACCGACGAGCCGTTGCACCCGCTGGACGAGCAGGCGGTGGCCGAGGTGTTCGCACAGGCCCGCCAGGGCGACCAGCGGGCACGGGCGGCCGTGGACCGCTTCCTCCAGCGGCTCGTCCACGACGTGGCCGCGCTGGTGCTGGCCCTCGACCCCGAACTCGTCGTGATCGGCGGCTGGGCGGCCGGTCTGGACGGCGTACTGGAGCCGCTGCGGCGGGAGTTGGCGCGTTATTGCCTGCGCCCGCCGAAAGTGGTGCTGTCCCTGCTCGGCGAGGCGGCGGTGGCAACGGGCGCGCTACGGCTGGCCCTCGACCACGTCGAGGAGCAACTCTTCGCGGTGGAGGGGACGGTGACGGGCCGCTCCACGGTGGGGCAGGTGTGAGACGGGGGCGCGCGCCGCGCCCCGGGGAAGCCGGGGCGCGATGCCTGTGCACCACCGCCTGAGCGTGCAAGCCATGTGTGACCCACCCGGTCCCGGCCGCCGCAGTGACGCGCGTAGCGGCCGGTCAGGGCCGCAGGAGGCCCGCCCGGGTCAGGACGCCCGGCGTTCCGGGCCGTGGTGTATCTCCACGCCTCCTGACGCGCCGAAGGTCAGACGGCAGGTGTCGGCGCGGTAGGTCGCCACCGACAGGGCGGCGGTGCGGCCCGCGGCGAAGAAGCGGGTGGTGACGACGAGGACGGGCGCGCCGGGCAGCCGGTCGAGTTCCTTCGCGTCGTCCGCGCGGGCGGAGCCCAGCTCCACGGCGCGGTCCTGGGTGTCGAGCTGAAGGCGCTGGAGTTCGCGCAGCACCGCACGCGCGCGTGCGGCCTGGTTCGCGGTGTCGATCGCGGACAGGTCGGGCACCGAGGCGTGCGGCACGTAGAGCAGTTCGGCGGCGACCGGCTGGCCGTGCGAGACACGGGAGCGCCGCACGATGTGGACGCTCTGCTCGCGCGGGATCTCCAGTGCGGTCGCGACGGTGGACGGCGGCACCGCGTCCGTGCTGTCCACGGCCCGCCAGGCGTCGTCGCCGCCCCCCGGCCACGCCTGCTGTCCGGTGCCCACGGCGACCCCCATGCGGGGCGGCGCGACCGTCGTGCCGACCCCCCGGCGGCGCTGGAGACGGCCTTCCAGTTCGAGCTGCTCCAGGGCCTGACGGAGCGTCGCGCGCGCGACGCCGAAGCGGGCGGCCAGCTCACGCTCGTTCGGCAGGATCTCGCCGACCGTGAACTCGGAGTCGAGCGCCTCGCTGAGCACGGTCTTGAGATGCCAGTACTTCGGTTCCGGTACCGATTCCAGATGCGTGGTCCCCACCCTGTCCTCCGCATTCCCCGTGGTCCGGCGGCGTTTTCACGCCCTTGTTTATTAAAGGTTGTTGTACTTCTCTGCGACGATAGGGCGGCCCCCACCCTTGGTCAAGACCAATCCTCACCCCCGCGCGGGCCGCCGGGCGCGGTGACGGCGAGGTTTCACGGCCCGTTCGTACAGACCCGGTTTCGTGACGTCGTGGCAAAGCTCCCGTCGCGAAAGTCCCGGGAAGAGAAGGCGGGGTGACTTTCCGAAGGGGCTACCCGTGAGTAGCAATTGCTGACAAGCTGTCTCGGGCGTCCGCCCCCACGTCCAGCCGAGGAGCATCCGCATGTCCGCCACCGTCTCCTTCCCGGTGCCCGCCCCCAGCGGCCCACAGACCGTCACGGTCTCGTACACGCGCGTGGGTGTGGGTGAGCCGCTGCTCCTGCTGCACGGTATCGGTCACCACCGGCAGGCATGGGACCCCGTGGTGGACATTCTGGCCACCGAGCGGGACGTGATCGCGGTCGATCTGCCGGGCTTCGGCGTCTCCCCGGCCCTGCCCGACGGGCTGGCCTACGACCTGCCGACGACGACCGCCGTCTTCGACGCGTTCTGCCGCGCGCTGGAGCTGGACCGGCCGCACGCGGCGGGCAACTCGCTGGGCGGGCTGCTGGCCCTGGAACTGGGCCGGGAGAAGCTGGTGCGGTCCGTCACCGCGCTGTCCCCGGCCGGGTTCTGGTCCGAGGCGGAGCGGCGGTACGCGTTCGGGATCCTGCTGACCATGCGCAAGATCTCCCGCCGGATGCCGCTGCCGATGGTCGAGCGGCTGGCCCGGTCGGCGGCCGGGCGCGCGGCGCTGACCAGCACCATCTACGCCCGTCCGGCGCGCCGTTCACCGGACGCCGTGGTCGCCGAGACGCTGGCGCTGGCCGGGGCCACCGGCTTCGACCAGACCCTGCGGGCCGGCGGCTCCGTGCTGTTCACCGACGACGTCCCGGACATCCCGGTGACCGTCGGCTGGGGCACCCGCGACTGGCTGCTCGTGCGCCGCCAGGGCGTCCGCGCCAAGCAGGTCATCCCGCGCGCCCGCCTGGTGCGGCTGCCCGGCTGCGGTCACTGCCCCATGAACGACGACCCGGCGCTGGTCGCGCGCGTGATCCTCGACGGCAGCCGCTGAGGTCAGACGCCCGGTGGAGGCGCCGCGGTCACGGGGCCAGCGGGAGCCGTCGGCGGTCTCCACCCGCGCCGCCGGACCGCGCTCCGATCCGGCCTGATCTTTTCCCGTCCGCTCCGGATCCGCCTGCCCCGGAGCGGACGTCTTGTATACAACTCCCCCGGACTTCATGGCACCTTGATGACCCGTCAGCGCGCCCCACACCACTCCCGCGCCCACCAGCGCGCTGCCCACGGCCTGGGCGGGGCCGTAGGAGCCGGTGCCGACCAGGGGGGCGGTGCAGGCGGCGGCGACGGGGATCAGGCCGGAGAAGAGCGTGGCCCGTTCCGCGCCGAGCCGCTGCATGCCCATGTACCAGCACACGAAGCCGACGACGGTGACCACGACCGCCTGCCACAGCAGCGCGGCGCCCTCCGCCGCGTCCGGCGTCCGCAGCCACGCGCCGCCGTCGGCCAGGAGTCCCGCCGCGGCCGACTCGGCGGCGGCGAGGCCGCACACGGTGGCGGACAGCAGCCGCGGCCCCAGCGGCCGTAGGACGGGCACCGCGAGCACCGCGAAGCCGACCTCCCCGGCCAACGCGCAGACGGACCAGGCGAGTCCGGCGCCGTCGGTCCTCCCCCACCCCTGCACGACACAGGCCCCCACCGCGACGAGCCCGGCCCCCAACAGGACCGTGCGCCGCGGCCGCCGTCCCTCCAGCAGGGGGACCAGGACCGCCACGACGACCGGCGCGCAGCCCACCAGGACCCCGGGCACGGCGGGTTCGGCCGAGCGCTCGGCGGCCAGGACCGCCACATTGAAGCCGACCATCCCGACCGCCGCCAGCAGCCCGAGCCGCCCCCACTGACGGGCCGTGAGCGCGCGCACCCGGCCCAGGGCGCCGGCTCCGGCCAGCGGGACGAGGAGCAGACAGGCGAGGCCGTACCGGAGGAACTGGCCACCCGCGTACGGATAGTCGCCGAGCACGCTGTTGGCGGTGAAGGAGGCGCCGACGAGGACGCAGGCGAGCGCGGCGAGCAGGGAGCCGCGCGTGGTGGTGGCGTTCATGAGAACGACGTTAGGAAGAGCGGCGGTCCGGTCTAAGGTCCACTTCCATGACGTCATCGGGGACCAATCCGAACGGAACGAACGGACCGACCCCCTTCTCGGCCGCCTGGGAGGTACTGCTGCCGGCCGCCGCCGCACCGGCCCGCTCACGGGGGCGGGCGTTGCAGGGCGCGCTGCGGGAGGCGGTGCGGTCGAGGCGGCTGGCGCCGGGCACCCGGCTGCCCTCCAGCCGGGATCTCGCCGCCGACCTGGGGGTGTCGCGGGGGCTGGTCACGGAGGCGTACGAGCAGCTCACGGCCGAGGGCTATCTGCGCAGCGGCCGGGGCGCCGGGACCTGGGTGGGCGGCGCCGTGCGGGCGGTCCCCGCACGCGCGCGTGACCTGGCGCCCCGGGTCCCGGGCGCGGCGGCCGACTTCGTGCCGGGCACCCCGGATCTGGCGCTGTTCCCGCGCACCGCCTGGGCCGCCGCGCAGCGGGGCGTGCTGGCCGAACTGCCGCACGCCGACCTGGGATACCCGGATCCGCGCGGGCTGCCCCGGCTGCGCACCGCGCTCGCCGCGCTGCTCGCCCGCCGCCGGGGCGTGGTCGCCGATCCCGAACGGCTGGTGATCGTCTCCGGGGTGGCCCAGGCGATGGCGCTGCTGGGGCTCGCGATGCGGGCGCGCGGCTGGGACACGGTCGGCGTCGAGGACCCGGGGAGTCCGCAGCACGGCGACCTGTACGCGGCGGCGGGCGTCACCGCCGTACCCCTGCCGCTCGACGGGGACGGGCTGGCGCTCGGGCCGTTGCGGGCGTCGGGGGTGCGGGCGGTGGTGGTGACTCCGGCGCACCAGTTCCCGACCGGGATCGCCTACTCGGCGCGGCGGCGCGCCGAACTCCTGGACTGGGCACGGTCGGTGGACGGTTTCGTGCTGGAGGACGACTACGACGGCGACTTCCGCTACGACCGGGCGCCGGTGGGCGCGCTCCAGGGACTGGACCCGGAGCGGGTGGTGTACACGGGGTCGGTCAGCAAGTCGCTGGCGCCGGGGCTGCGGCTCGGCTGGATGCTCGTGCCCGAGGCGCTGGCGGAGGAGGTCGTGGAGCGCAAGCGGACGCTGGACCTCGGCCATCCGACGCTGGACCAGGCACTGTTCGCGCGGTTCGTGGAACGCGGCGACCACGACCGGCAGTTGCGCCGCTGCCAACGGGCGTACCGGGAGCGGCGGGACACGCTCGTGGCCGCGCTCGGGGAGCACTTCCCGGGGGCGCGGGTGTCGGGGATCGCGGCGGGTCTGCACGTCATCGCGGAGCTTCCGCCGCGCCACGGGCCGCGGGCGGAGTTCCTGGCGCGGGCCGGGGCGGCCGGGGTGCGGGTGCGGGCGCTGACGGAGTACACGCACGCGCGAACCGGGGACGCGGGCCCGGGTGACGGCGGGGTGCGGCTGGTCCTGGGGTACGCCCATCTGCCGTCGGCGCGGATCCGGGACGGGGTGCGGGTGCTGGCGCGGGCGGTCGGCGCGGAGTGACCCTGTTTCCCTTTCAGTAAAATAATCAACAATACGGACAATTACATCCTTTACTCATCGGTCACACATCGTTCGTGATCACGCAACACCCTTCCTTCACAGTGGTTGCATGACTCGAGACATGACTGACGCGCGGGGCGCGAAACACGGACACCCCGTCCACCACTGGCTGCGCGACCTCGTGAAGTGGGCACGCCGCCACGGACACGCACCGCCGACAAGTGATACCGGCGCCCGGCCGCCCTCCACCGAGGGACAGGCCGGGCCGTCCGCGCTTCCGGGCCAGGCCGGCGGCGCGAGCACGCTGTGGCGGATGCGGACCACCGTGAAGGACGAACCGGGGGCGCTGGCCGCGCTGTGCACGGCGCTGGCGGGCCACCGGGTGGACATCCTGAGCCTCCAGACGCATCCGCTGGGCGCGGACACGGTGGACGAGTTCCTGCTGCGCGCGCCCGGCGCGCTCGGCGCCGACGAGATCACCCGGGCCGTGTCCCTGGCGGGCGGGGCGGACACCTGGATCGAGCGGGCCGACGCCCACGATCTGGTGGACGCCCCCACCCGGGTGCTGGGCCTGGCCACCCGCACCGCGCTGGACGCGGCCGAACTTCCGCTCGCGCTGCGGCAGTTGCTGGGCCGGTGCACGATCCGCTCGCTGCCCGCCAAGCCCGCGGGCGGCGGCCGGGGACCGGCCGGGGTGCCCGTGGAAGGGGTGCTGGAGGACACCGTGATGCGGCTGCGGGCGCCGGAGGGCGGTGTGATCACCGTGGAGCGGCCGTATCTGCCGTTCACCCCGACCGAGTTCGCCCGCGCGCGTGCCCTGGTGGAGCTGGACGCCCGGCTCGGCCCGCGCGTGCCCGGCGGCCAGGACGTACTGACGCTGCCCGAGGGCAACGACATCGCCGTGCGCCGGGCCGACACGAGCGACCTGGCGGCGGCCCGGGAGATGCACGAGCGGTGCTCGCCGCGCACCCTCGGCATGCGCTACCACGGGCCCGTCGGGGACGCCGACCGCTACCTGAACCACCTGCTCAGCCCCCGCTTCGGCCGCACGCTCGCCGTGCAGACGACGTCCGGCCGGATCGTCGGCCTCGGCCATCTGCTGTGGGACGGCGACGAGACCGAGGTCGCGCTGCTCGTCGAGGACGAGTGGCAGCGGCGCGGCATCGGCGCCGAACTCCTCGGCCGGCTGGTCGCGCTGGCCGTCGAGGCGGGCTGCGCGAGCGTGTACGCGGTGACGCAGTCCTCCAACACCGGCATGGTCGCCGCCATGCGCGGGCTCGGTCTGCCGCTCGACTACCAGATCGAGGAGGGCACCCTCGTGATCACCGCCCGCCTGGACCGGGCGGCGGTCCGCACGGAGTCGTCCGCGGCTCTCGGTGAACGGGTCGCCCGCGACTGACGGCATGTGCACCGTGTGGGGCCCGGCGAGGTGATCGCCGGGCCCTTTCTCACACCTTCACGGCCACGGCGCCGAGCGCGCCCCGCAGATCCCGCCACAGGTCGTCGACGTCCTCAAGCCCCACCGACAGCCGCAGCAGCCGGTCGCTCACGCCGGCGCCCCGGCGCTCGTCCGCGTCCACGATGCGGTGGCTGATGGACGCCGGGTGCTGGATCAGGGTGTCGACGCTGCCCAGGCTGACGGCCGGGGTGATCAGCCGGACGCCGGCGATCACGTCGTGCGGATCGCCGTGCACCTCGAAGGCGACCATCGCGCCGCCGATCCGCGGATAGTGCACGCGCGCCACCCGCGGGTCGTCGGCCAGCCGCCGGGCCAGTTCGGCGGCGTTGGCGGAGGCGGCCCGGACCCGCACCGGGAGGGTGGCGAGGCCGCGCAGCAGCAGATAGCCGGCGAGCGGGTGCAGCACCCCGCCGGTCGCGAACCGCACCTGCCGCAGCCGCCCGGCGAACTCCTCGTCGCAGGCCACCACCCCGGCCAGGACGTCCCCGTGGCCGCCGAGGTACTTGGTGGCGCTGTGCAGCACCAGGCGCGCGCCCTGCTCGGCGGGCCGCTGGAGCACCGGGGTGGCGAAGGTGTTGTCGACCAGCAGCGGCACGGAACCGCAGGCGTGGGCGACGGCCCGCAGGTCGACCTCGGCGAGCGTCGGGTTCGCCGGTGACTCGACCAGCACGAGGCCCGTGTCGGGGCGCAGCGCGTCCGCTGTCCCGGCCGGGTCGGTCCAGGTGACCTCCGAGCCGAGCAGCCCGGCGGTCAGCAGATGGTCGCTGCATCCGTACAGGGGGCGCACCGCCACGACGTGCCGCAGGCCCATGGAGGCGCGGGCGAGGAGGACCGCGCTCAGCGCCGCCATGCCGCTGGCGAACGCGACCGCGCTCTCGGTGCCCTCGAGGCGGGCGAGGGCCGTCTCGAACCGGGCGACCGTCGGATTGCCCAGCCGCCCGTAGACCGGCGGGCCGTCCGGCTCGGCGCCGGTCGCGGCGAACGCGTCGATCCGGGCGGCCTCGGCACGGCTGTCGTACGAGGGGTAGGTGGTGGACAGATCGATCGGCGGGGCGTGCAGGCCCTGCCGGGCCAGATCGTCCCGGCCGGCGTGCACGGCCTCGGTGGCCAGGGCACGGGGCGTCGTCGCGGACGGACGTACGTCGTCGTACGTGGAGGTGCTCGCTGCGGCTGAG encodes:
- a CDS encoding ROK family transcriptional regulator; amino-acid sequence: MGRLTGGDPSLLRRINSAVVLHALRATDCATLTEITRVTGLSRPTVEGVVEDLITAGLVVETAADESVARRQGRPARRFRFRAEAGHLLGLEIGPHRVAALLADLDGRVLGAQAKDVDETAPADERLERLRTAVAELLRRAAVPRSSLRAVGVATPGIVEADGTIRLSTALPEWTGLRLGERLSRSFKCPVLVENDANAAAVAEHWKGSATESDDVVFVLAGLSPGAGSLIGGRLHRGYGGAAGEIGALHLLGRGVTPETLLSTTDEPLHPLDEQAVAEVFAQARQGDQRARAAVDRFLQRLVHDVAALVLALDPELVVIGGWAAGLDGVLEPLRRELARYCLRPPKVVLSLLGEAAVATGALRLALDHVEEQLFAVEGTVTGRSTVGQV
- a CDS encoding GntR family transcriptional regulator; amino-acid sequence: MGTTHLESVPEPKYWHLKTVLSEALDSEFTVGEILPNERELAARFGVARATLRQALEQLELEGRLQRRRGVGTTVAPPRMGVAVGTGQQAWPGGGDDAWRAVDSTDAVPPSTVATALEIPREQSVHIVRRSRVSHGQPVAAELLYVPHASVPDLSAIDTANQAARARAVLRELQRLQLDTQDRAVELGSARADDAKELDRLPGAPVLVVTTRFFAAGRTAALSVATYRADTCRLTFGASGGVEIHHGPERRAS
- a CDS encoding alpha/beta fold hydrolase: MSATVSFPVPAPSGPQTVTVSYTRVGVGEPLLLLHGIGHHRQAWDPVVDILATERDVIAVDLPGFGVSPALPDGLAYDLPTTTAVFDAFCRALELDRPHAAGNSLGGLLALELGREKLVRSVTALSPAGFWSEAERRYAFGILLTMRKISRRMPLPMVERLARSAAGRAALTSTIYARPARRSPDAVVAETLALAGATGFDQTLRAGGSVLFTDDVPDIPVTVGWGTRDWLLVRRQGVRAKQVIPRARLVRLPGCGHCPMNDDPALVARVILDGSR
- the pdxR gene encoding MocR-like pyridoxine biosynthesis transcription factor PdxR → MTSSGTNPNGTNGPTPFSAAWEVLLPAAAAPARSRGRALQGALREAVRSRRLAPGTRLPSSRDLAADLGVSRGLVTEAYEQLTAEGYLRSGRGAGTWVGGAVRAVPARARDLAPRVPGAAADFVPGTPDLALFPRTAWAAAQRGVLAELPHADLGYPDPRGLPRLRTALAALLARRRGVVADPERLVIVSGVAQAMALLGLAMRARGWDTVGVEDPGSPQHGDLYAAAGVTAVPLPLDGDGLALGPLRASGVRAVVVTPAHQFPTGIAYSARRRAELLDWARSVDGFVLEDDYDGDFRYDRAPVGALQGLDPERVVYTGSVSKSLAPGLRLGWMLVPEALAEEVVERKRTLDLGHPTLDQALFARFVERGDHDRQLRRCQRAYRERRDTLVAALGEHFPGARVSGIAAGLHVIAELPPRHGPRAEFLARAGAAGVRVRALTEYTHARTGDAGPGDGGVRLVLGYAHLPSARIRDGVRVLARAVGAE
- a CDS encoding GNAT family N-acetyltransferase, translating into MTDARGAKHGHPVHHWLRDLVKWARRHGHAPPTSDTGARPPSTEGQAGPSALPGQAGGASTLWRMRTTVKDEPGALAALCTALAGHRVDILSLQTHPLGADTVDEFLLRAPGALGADEITRAVSLAGGADTWIERADAHDLVDAPTRVLGLATRTALDAAELPLALRQLLGRCTIRSLPAKPAGGGRGPAGVPVEGVLEDTVMRLRAPEGGVITVERPYLPFTPTEFARARALVELDARLGPRVPGGQDVLTLPEGNDIAVRRADTSDLAAAREMHERCSPRTLGMRYHGPVGDADRYLNHLLSPRFGRTLAVQTTSGRIVGLGHLLWDGDETEVALLVEDEWQRRGIGAELLGRLVALAVEAGCASVYAVTQSSNTGMVAAMRGLGLPLDYQIEEGTLVITARLDRAAVRTESSAALGERVARD
- a CDS encoding trans-sulfuration enzyme family protein, which codes for MDSAAASTSTYDDVRPSATTPRALATEAVHAGRDDLARQGLHAPPIDLSTTYPSYDSRAEAARIDAFAATGAEPDGPPVYGRLGNPTVARFETALARLEGTESAVAFASGMAALSAVLLARASMGLRHVVAVRPLYGCSDHLLTAGLLGSEVTWTDPAGTADALRPDTGLVLVESPANPTLAEVDLRAVAHACGSVPLLVDNTFATPVLQRPAEQGARLVLHSATKYLGGHGDVLAGVVACDEEFAGRLRQVRFATGGVLHPLAGYLLLRGLATLPVRVRAASANAAELARRLADDPRVARVHYPRIGGAMVAFEVHGDPHDVIAGVRLITPAVSLGSVDTLIQHPASISHRIVDADERRGAGVSDRLLRLSVGLEDVDDLWRDLRGALGAVAVKV